From the Oryza glaberrima chromosome 5, OglaRS2, whole genome shotgun sequence genome, one window contains:
- the LOC127774042 gene encoding pentatricopeptide repeat-containing protein At1g07740, mitochondrial-like, which produces MPAAAAAAARLRRRGHRRKKFVYRPKPPPEPHPFLLHLKSLPSPVAAAAALLSAPRRLHDHPFAACVLYRLARARLFPLVPPFLAALHSRGAPLRPTVFAAVIDHLGAASRPDAAVGVFRTVPAFCSHSAATFHSLLNALVSNGRTDAARDMLPLAPKLGVRLNAVSYNIILKGACLRDGFMGARGVLDEMLSRGVRPTVVTFNTLVGSACREGELGAAERLIDEMARRGVAPNAATYALLMRGLCDADRHADAEKLMFDMEYRGCQADVVNYGVLMSSRARRGDADGVRELLSAMRKRKLKPDDASYNILIRCLCDAGRADEAHRALLEMQLRGTVPGAATYRVLVDGCCRAHDFDLGLRVFNAMMASGHCPQARTFRHLARGLGEDGKAEEAFFVLEQMARREMSLDADGWQAVVTCVRSSCSTQASEIKLVNELVLSN; this is translated from the coding sequence atgcccgccgccgccgccgccgccgcgagactgcgccgccgcggccaccgccggaaGAAGTTCGTGTACAGACCGAAGCCACCGCCGGAGCCGCACCcattcctcctccacctcaagtCGCTCCcgtcccccgtcgccgccgcggccgcgctcctCTCCGCGCCGAGGCGCCTCCACGACCACCCCTTCGCCGCCTGCGTGCTctaccgcctcgcccgcgcgcgcctctTCCCGCTCGTGCCCCCGTTCCTCGCCGCGCTGCACTCCCGCGGCGCGCCGCTCCGTCCCACCGTGTTCGCCGCCGTCATCGACCACCTCGGCGCCGCTTCCCGCCCCGACGCCGCGGTCGGCGTCTTCCGCACCGTCCCGGCCTTCTGCTCCCACTCCGCCGCCACATTCCATTCCCTCCTCAACGCCCTTGTGTCCAATGGCCGCACGGATGCCGCCCGGGACATGCTCCCGCTCGCCCCGAAGCTCGGCGTCCGCCTCAACGCCGTGTCGTACAACATCATCCTCAAGGGCGCGTGTCTCCGGGACGGGTTCATGGGCGCCCGCGGCGTGCTCGACGAAATGCTCAGCCGGGGCGTGCGACCGACGGTGGTCACCTTCAACACGCTGGTGGGGTCGGCGTGCCGGGAGGGTGAGctgggcgcggcggagcggctcaTCGACGAGATGGCGCGCCGTGGCGTGGCGCCAAACGCGGCCACCTACGCCCTCCTGATGCGGGGGCTCTGCGACGCCGAccgccacgccgacgccgagaaGCTGATGTTCGACATGGAGTACCGCGGGTGCCAGGCCGACGTGGTGAACTACGGCGTGCTGATGAGCTCCCGTGCGAgacgcggcgacgccgacggcgtCAGGGAGCTCCTCTCCGCCATGCGCAAGCGGAAGCTCAAGCCCGACGACGCGAGCTACAACATCCTGATCAGGTGCCTGTGCGACGCCGGCAGGGCCGACGAGGCGCACAGGGCGCTGCTCGAGATGCAGCTCAGGGGCACCGTGCCGGGCGCCGCCACGTACCGCGTCCTCGTCGACGGGTGCTGCAGGGCTCACGACTTCGACCTGGGTCTACGGGTCTTCAACGCGATGATGGCGAGCGGACACTGCCCCCAAGCTCGCACCTTCAGGCACCTTGCGAGAGGGCTCGGCGAGGACGGCAAGGCGGAGGAGGCGTTCTTCGTCTTGGAGCAGATGGCGAGGAGGGAGATGAGCTTGGATGCAGATGGGTGGCAAGCTGTTGTCACCTGCGTtcgcagcagctgcagcaccCAGGCAAGTGAGATCAAGCTTGTCAATGAGTTAGTGTTGTcaaattga
- the LOC127774043 gene encoding uncharacterized protein LOC127774043, which produces MRGGEMLTASRGAGASSSTAAAAATVDLAGRAGAGAGGGSGNFPLAVALIAFAFANFLNLLAIWLKEKRWDARKFLTSAGIISSLSATVGSLAVAVGQQEGGDSSSFALALVFAAVVMYDASGIRFHTGRQAALLNQIVSDFPPEHPIISSFRPLREPLGHSPFQVFAGALVGCSIAYLMGKSV; this is translated from the exons ATGAGGGGCGGCGAGATGTTGACCGCGTCGAGGGGCGCCGGGGCGTCctcgtccacggcggcggcggcggcgacggtggacctggccggccgcgccggtgccggcgcaggcggcggcagcgggaacttccccctcgccgtcgcgctcatcgccttcgccttcgccaaCTTCCTCAACCTCCTCGCCATCTG GTTAAAGGAGAAGAGATGGGATGCAAGAAAGTTTCTCACTTCAGCTGGAATTATTTCATCCCTTTCTGCAACGGTGGGGAGTTTGGCCGTGGCAGTCGGTCAACAAGAAGGCGGAGATAGTTCTTCATTCGCGCTGGCATTGGTTTTTGCTGCCGTT GTAATGTATGATGCATCAGGAATTCGATTCCACACAGGTCGCCAAGCTGCT TTGCTAAATCAAATAGTCTCTGATTTCCCACCAGAACATCCAATTATCTCATCCTTCAGACCGCTACGGGAACCTCTTGGACACAGTCCATTTCAG GTTTTTGCTGGAGCGCTTGTTGGTTGTTCAATAGCCTATTTGATGGGAAAATCTGTATAA
- the LOC127773832 gene encoding phosphomethylethanolamine N-methyltransferase-like, with amino-acid sequence MDAVAANGIGEVERKAQRSYWEEHSKDLTVEAMMLDSRAADLDKEERPEVLSVLPSYKGKSVLELGAGIGRFTGELAKEAGHVLALDFIESVIKKNENINGHHKNITFMCADVTSPDLKIEDNSIDLIFSNWLLMYLSDEEVEKLVGRMVKWLKVGGHIFFRESCFHQSGDSKRKVNPTHYREPRFYTKIFKECHSYDKDGGSYELSLETCKCIGAYVKSKKNQNQLCWLWEKVKSTEDRGFQRFLDNVQYKTTGILRYERVFGEGYVSTGGIETTKEFVDKLDLKPGQKVLDVGCGIGGGDFYMAENYDAHVLGIDLSINMVSFAIERAIGRKCSVEFEVADCTTKTYAPNTFDVIYSRDTILHIHDKPALFRSFFKWLKPGGKVLISDYCRNPGKPSEEFAAYIKQRGYDLHDVKTYGKMLEDAGFHHVIAEDRTDQFLRVLQRELAEVEKNKEAFLADFTQEDYDDIVNGWNAKLKRSSAGEQRWGLFIATK; translated from the exons ATGGACGCCGTCGCGGCGAATG GGATCGGGGAGGTGGAGAGGAAGGCGCAGCGGAGCTACTGGGAGGAGCACTCCAAGGACCTCACCGTCGAGGCCATGATGCTCGactcccgcgccgccgacctcgacAAGGAGGAGCGCCCCGAG GTCCTGTCTGTACTCCCTTCTTACAAAGGGAAATCAGTACTGGAGCTTGGTGCTGGAATAGGACGCTTTACTGGGGAATTGGCAAAAGAAGCTGGCCATGTTTTAGCCCTAGACTTCATTGAAAGTGTGATTAAGAAG AATGAGAATATAAATGGGCATCACAAGAACATAACCTTTATGTGCGCTGATGTCACGTCTCCGGACCTGAAGATCGAAGATAACTCTATTGATCTCATATTCTCAAACTGGCTACTAATGTACCTTTCAGATGAGGAG GTCGAGAAGCTAGTAGGAAGAATGGTGAAATGGCTGAAGGTAGGTGGCCATATATTCTTTAGGGAGTCATGCTTTCACCAATCTGGAGATTCCAAAAGGAAAGTGAATCCAACACATTACCGGGAGCCAAGGTTCTATACAAAG ATATTTAAAGAATGCCATTCCTATGATAAAGATGGGGGTTCTTATGAACTTTCTCTAGAAACATGCAAGTGCATTGGGGCTTATGTGAAAagcaagaaaaatcaaaatcag TTATGTTGGCTATGGGAAAAGGTTAAGTCAACAGAAGACAGAGGATTCCAAAGATTCCTGGACAATGTGCAGTACAAAACCACTGGAATCTTACGCTATGAGCGTGTCTTCGGAGAGGGTTATGTCAGCACTGGTGGAATTG AAACCACAAAGGAATTTGTGGATAAGCTGGATCTTAAACCTGGACAGAAAGTGCTTGATGTTGGGTGCGGAATTGGAGGCGGCGACTTCTATATGGCTGAAAACTACGATGCCCATGTTCTTGGTATTGATCTTTCAATCAACATGGTTTCATTTGCAATCGAACGTGCCATTGGACGCAAGTGTTCGGTTGAGTTTGAAGTTGCTGATTGCACCACAAAGACCTACGCACCAAATACATTTGATGTGATCTACAGCCGTGACACCATTCTTCACATACAT GATAAACCTGCTTTGTTCAGAAGTTTCTTCAAGTGGCTGAAACCTGGGGGCAAAGTCCTCATCAGTGATTACTGTAGGAATCCTGGGAAACCATCAGAAGAATTTGCTGCTTACATTAAGCAGAGAGGCTATGACCTCCACGATGTGAAGACTTACGGAAAG ATGCTTGAGGATGCTGGTTTCCATCATGTCATTGCTGAAGACCGCACGGACCAG TTCCTGCGTGTTCTTCAAAGGGAGCTTGCTGAAGTTGAGAAGAACAAAGAAGCCTTCTTGGCAGACTTCACCCAG GAGGACTACGATGACATTGTGAACGGCTGGAACGCGAAGCTGAAGCGGAGCTCTGCCGGTGAGCAGAGGTGGGGGCTGTTCATTGCAACCAAATGA
- the LOC127775156 gene encoding putative clathrin assembly protein At2g01600, producing MAAMQSWRKAYGALKDSTTVSLANLNSDFKDLDVAIVKATNHVECPPKERHLRKIVAATSIARPRADVAYCIHALSRRLAKTRNWIVALKTLVVIHRLLREGDPTFREELLNFAQRGRILQLSNFKDDSSPIAWDCSAWVRTYGLFLEERLECFRVLKYDVEAERLSKQGQGPEKGHSRTRELESQDLLEQLPALQQLLYRLVGCRPEGAANNNYLVQYALALVLKESFKIYCAINDGIINLVDKFFEMPRHEALKALEIYRRAGQQAGSLSDFYENCRGLELARNFQFPTLREPPQTFLVTMEEYVREAPRMVPVREPLELPERLLLTYKPEEQEEDSVPDPVEEEKPPVEEPVPVPPVTEAVSPPPPPKTKVADTGDLLGLNDPNPSVSAIEESNALALAIVPADAGASTSSTATWQDKGFDPTGWELALVTTPSNTNSSAADSQLGGGFDKLILESLYDQGDYRQRQQQQLYGSSAPNPFMSNDPFVMSNQVAPPPSVQMAAMSQQHQQIPTMMQANPFGPPMQPQHVGMGPATNPFLDSGFGPFPMANNGHQQANPFGGTQLL from the exons ATGGCGGCGATGCAGAGCTGGCGCAAGGCGTACGGCGCGCTCAAGGACTCCACCACCGTCAGCCTCGCCAACCTCAACTCCGACTTCAAG GATCTGGATGTGGCGATCGTGAAGGCGACTAACCACGTGGAGTGCCCGCCCAAGGAGCGCCACCTGCGCA AGATTGTTGCCGCGACGTCCATCGCTCGGCCTCGGGCAGACGTCGCCTATTGTATCCACGCGCTTTCCCGCCGGCTTGCAAAAACACGCAATTGGATT GTAGCCTTGAAAACACTTGTAGTGATCCATAGACTTCTTCGAGAGGGTGACCCTACTTTTCGAGAAGAGCTTCTTAATTTTGCACAGAGGGGGCGTATTTTGCAGCTCTCAAACTTCAAGGATGACTCCAGTCCAATTG CTTGGGACTGTTCTGCATGGGTTCGTACATATGGTCTGTTTCTGGAGGAAAGATTGGAATGCTTCAGGGTCCTCAAGTATGACGTTGAAGCTGAACGTTTGTCCAAACAAGGTCAAGGTCCTGAAAAG GGGCACAGCAGAACCAGAGAATTGGAGTCCCAGGATCTGTTAGAGCAGTTGCCAGCTTTGCAGCAGTTACTATATCGACTTGTTGGATGTCGG CCGGAAGGAGCTGCAAATAATAACTACTTGGTGCAATATGCTCTAGCTTTG GTGCTAAAAGAGAGCTTCAAAATATATTGTGCAATAAACGATGGGATTATTAACCTTGTTGATAAG TTTTTTGAGATGCCAAGACATGAAGCACTCAAAGCCCTTGAAATTTACAGGAGGGCAGGCCAACAG GCTGGGAGCCTATCTGACTTCTATGAAAATTGCCGGGGTCTAGAACTTGCTAGGAATTTCCAATTTCCCACTCTGAGGGAG cCGCCACAAACATTTCTTGTCACTATGGAGGAGTATGTGAGGGAGGCTCCACGCATGGTTCCAGTGCGAGAACCATTG GAATTACCTGAGAGGCTTCTTCTGACATATAAACCTGAAGAACAAGAGGAAGATTCTGTGCCTGATCCTGTCGAAGAGGAAAAACCACCTGTTGAAGAACCTGTTCCAGTACCACCTGTTACTGAAGCTgtttcacctcctcctcctcccaagaCTAAGGTGGCAGATACTGGTGATCTACTG GGATTAAATGATCCGAACCCTAGTGTATCAGCGATAGAAGAAAGCAACGCTCTGGCTTTGGCCATTGTTCCAGCAG ATGCTGGTGCTTCAACATCCAGCACCGCTACATGGCAAGATAAAGGATTTGATCCAACAGGGTGGGAACTCGCCCTTGTTACCACTCCAAGTAACACGAATTCATCTGCTGCAGATAGTCAACTG GGTGGTGGGTTTGACAAGCTCATCTTGGAAAGCCTATATGACCAGGGGGACTACAGGCAGAGACAGCAACAGCAGTTATATGGTTCTTCAGCTCCCAACCCGTTCATGTCAAATGATCCTTTCGTAATGTCGAACCAAGTTGCTCCTCCACCATCGGTTCAAATGGCTGCCATGTCTCAGCAGCATCAACAGATACCAACTATGATGCAAGCGAATCCCTTTGGACCACCAATGCAACCGCAGCATGTGGGCATGGGCCCTGCAACAAACCCATTTTTGGATTCTGGTTTTGGCCCATTCCCAATGGCGAACAACGGGCATCAGCAAGCCAACCCATTTGGTGGCACCCAACTTCTGTAG
- the LOC127775158 gene encoding serine/threonine-protein kinase STN7, chloroplastic, whose amino-acid sequence MATGSLGLSTSFLPGHDTLLRRRRRRPPATTAASFRPVMAELGGELGRQLVEAVGVGLPCTVMACGDVIYRSTLPRNDGLTITAPGVALALAAASYLWSTPGVAPGFFDMFVLAFAERVFRPTFRKDEFVLGKKLGEGAFGVVYKASLDDPKAAEKQGAVVVKKATEYGAVEIWMNERVRRACASSCADFIYGFRESKAKGKGADEYWLIWRYEGEDTLFDLMQSKEFPYNVETKILGDVQDLPKGIARENKIIQTVMRQLLFALDGLHSTGIVHRDVKPQNVIFSEGSRTFKIIDLGAAADLRVGINYIPSEFLLDPRYAAPEQYIMSTQTPSAPSAPVATALSPVLWQLNLPDRFDIYSLGLIFLQMAFPSLRTDSSLIQFNRQLKRCNYDLEAWRNLVEPRATPELRRGFDILDLDGGIGWELLTSMVRYKARQRTGAKAALAHPYFNREGLLGLSVMQNLRLQLLRATQKDYSEAARWVVGLMARSGTEAEGGFTEAQLQELREIKPKKGSARRNLLASVLRVQRKVVRTINESMDELSSQSKSIWWSRWIPKEE is encoded by the exons atgGCCACCGGTAGCCTTGGCCTCTCCacctccttcctccccggccacgacaccctcctccgccgccgccggcggcggccgccggcgacgacggcggcgtcgttcCGCCCGGTGATGGCGGAGCTCGGCGGGGAGCTGGGGCGGCAGCTGGTGGAGGCGGTCGGGGTGGGGCTCCCCTGCACGGTGATGGCGTGCGGCGACGTCATCTACCGCAGCACGCTCCCCCGCAACGACGGGCTCACCATCACCGCCCCCGGCGTggcgctcgccctcgccgccgcgtcctaCCTCTGGTCCACCCCCGGCGTCGCGCCGGGCTTCTTCGACATGTTCGTGCTCGCCTTCGCCGAGCGCGTCTTCCGCCCCACCTTCCGCAAG GATGAATTCGTGCTCGGGAAGAAGCTTGGGGAGGGCGCGTTCGGAGTCGTCTACAAGGCGTCGCTGGATGACCCCAAAGCTGCGGAGAAG CAAGGTGCTGTGGTTGTGAAGAAGGCAACAGAGTATGGTGCGGTAGAAATATGGATGAACGAGCGTGTCAGGAGGGCCTGTGCTAGCAGCTGTGCAGATTTTATTTATGGCTTTCGTGAG AGCAAAGCTAAAGGTAAGGGAGCTGATGAATACTGGCTTATTTGGCGTTATGAAGGTGAGGATACACTATTCGATCTCATGCAAAGCAAGGAGTTCCCTTACAAT GTTGAGACTAAGATTCTAGGAGATGTTCAAGACCTGCCAAAGGGAATAGCAAGAGAGAATAAGATTATTCAAACAGTAATGAGACAACTCTTATTTGCTCTTGATGGCCTTCATTCGACAGGGATTGTTCACAGAGACGTAAAACCCCAAAATGTGATATTTTCGGAAG GATCTCGTACGTTCAAAATTATTGATCTTGGAGCAGCAGCTGATTTGCGAGTGGGCATCAACTATATTCCTAGTGAGTTCCTTTTAGATCCAAG GTATGCTGCACCGGAGCAATATATAATGAGCACTCAAACACCATCTGCTCCCTCTGCTCCAGTTGCAACTGCTTTATCTCCAGTCCTTTGGCAG TTGAACCTTCCTGACAGATTTGACATATATAGCCTGGGCCTTATATTCTTACAAATG GCATTTCCATCATTGAGAACGGACAGCAGCCTCATACAATTTAACCGCCAACTGAAGAGGTGCAACTATGACTTAGAAGCTTGGAGGAATTTGGTAGAGCCACGAGCTACCCCGGAGCTCCGGAGGGGCTTTGACATCTTGGATTTAGATGGTGGTATTGGATGGGAACTTCTCACATCGATGGTCCGGTACAAAGCACGGCAAAGGACTGGTGCTAAGGCTGCACTGGCGCATCCATATTTCAACCGCGAGGGGCTCCTTGGCCTCTCTGTAATGCAAAACTTGAGGCTGCAACTGCTTCGTGCAACCCAGAAGGACTACAGTGAAGCAGCCCGTTGGGTCGTCGGCCTCATGGCAAGATCAGGAACAGAAGCAGAAGGAGGTTTTACAGAGGCACAACTTCAAGAGCTTAGG GAAATCAAACCAAAGAAAGGTAGTGCACGGAGGAACTTGCTTGCTTCCGTGCTGCGTGTACAGAGAAAGGTCGTGAGGACAATCAACGAAAGCATGGATGAGCTTAGCAGCCAGAGCAAAAGCATTTGGTGGAGCCGGTGGATACCAAAGGAGGAGTAG